A stretch of the Uranotaenia lowii strain MFRU-FL chromosome 3, ASM2978415v1, whole genome shotgun sequence genome encodes the following:
- the LOC129755363 gene encoding peptidoglycan-recognition protein LB-like isoform X1, whose protein sequence is MNRNPRYLPSAAGSQYRLVASTIVLCAVSAILAEAMAANYERLSMKVPYVQRDGWDAKPPKDVQKFSGPIPYVIIHHSYIPAACTSERDCIQAMQLMQQMHQLDRGWNDIGYSFAVGGDGRVYEGRGFNVIGAHAPRYNDRSIGICLIGDWRYELPSPKMLEATKDLIQYGLHNKLISANYTLIGHRQTRPTECPGDRLYQEIQSWPHYSPMEDVVDPNSIPT, encoded by the exons ATGAATCGGAATCCGCGTTACCTTCCATCAGCTGCTGGTAGTCAGTATCGTTTGGTCGCGTCAACAATCGTGTTGTGTGCGGTATCCGCGATTCTAGCCGAGGCAATGGCAGCTAATTACGAGCGATTATCAATGAAAG TACCCTATGTCCAGCGAGATGGTTGGGATGCCAAGCCGCCCAAGGATGTGCAGAAGTTTTCCGGTCCGATACCGTACGTAATCATTCACCATTCCTACATCCCGGCAGCTTGTACCAGTGAACGGGACTGCATTCAGGCCATGCAGCTGATGCAGCAAATGCACCAGCTGGATCGGGGCTGGAACGATATCGGGTACAGTTTTGCGGTCGGCGGCGATGGCCGCGTCTACGAGGGCCGGGGATTCAACGTGATCGGAGCCCATGCGCCCCGGTACAATGACCGCAGCATTGGAATCTGTCTGATCGGTGATTGGAGAT ATGAGCTTCCATCGCCAAAAATGTTGGAGGCAACCAAGGATCTGATCCAGTACGGGTTACACAACAAACTTATCTCGGCCAACTATACCCTCATCGGGCATCGACAGACGCGACCTACCGAATGTCCCGGGGATCGACTCTACCAGGAGATACAAAGCTGGCCACACTATTCTCCCATGGAGGATGTTGTTGATCCTAACAGTATTCCCACTTAa
- the LOC129753654 gene encoding uncharacterized protein LOC129753654, whose translation MPVNGSNRPPWLKDRVETVNKNVPPSWARKNSTSTPPTLAELKAKNAQEASSDSKTATVAKKPVTAAVPPAATAAAAKENGEPTKVAKLQSKEIKVPVVVAQKKPAPPPLTKPEPAIKNTTPQMTVLRESKPKPKEPSPESEYEEEEEEEEEEEEEEEEGSTEYETETESEEESPPPPPVKKPEPKREISPQKPKTPIQLKKLSQSPDKTTDTDKSSKSEKSSSPEPKTFIKPPLKKVNRPPPAESQTKERSASPEPAKHFRVQLRKVPSNLKAPRLKEKLPEVQLKKVEKPLLEDKPKKEEAYPHKPSMLKSESSKRSK comes from the coding sequence ATGCCAGTGAATGGAAGCAATCGACCACCTTGGCTGAAAGATAGAGTTGAAACAGTCAATAAGAACGTTCCGCCGTCGTGGGCACGGAAAAATTCTACCTCGACACCACCGACGCTTGCCGAATTGAAGGCGAAAAACGCACAAGAAGCCAGTAGTGATTCCAAAACGGCAACCGTTGCAAAGAAACCAGTCACTGCCGCCGTTCCTCCGGCGgccacagcagcagcagctaaaGAAAATGGAGAACCTACCAAAGTGGCCAAGCTCCAGTCCAAAGAGATAAAGGTTCCGGTGGTGGTGGCACAGAAAAAACCCGCTCCACCACCCCTCACAAAACCGGAACCAGCCATCAAAAACACCACTCCTCAAATGACGGTCCTCCGGGAATCCAAGCCCAAACCCAAAGAACCGTCTCCGGAGTCCGAATATGAAGAGGAAGAGGAAGAGGAGGAAGAGGAGGAGGAGGAAGAGGAAGAAGGAAGCACCGAATACGAAACGGAAACCGAATCCGAGGAAGAATCACCTCCACCACCACCAGTGAAAAAACCGGAACCCAAACGGGAAATCTCCCCTCAAAAACCGAAAACCCCAATCCAGCTGAAAAAACTGTCCCAAAGTCCGGACAAAACCACCGACACCGACAAATCTTCCAAGTCGGAAAAATCCTCTTCGCCGGAACCGAAAACCTTCATCAAACCACCACTCAAAAAAGTGAATCGACCTCCTCCAGCTGAGTCACAAACTAAAGAACGATCTGCTTCGCCGGAACCGGCCAAACACTTCCGGGTGCAGCTGCGGAAGGTGCCGTCGAATTTGAAGGCCCCCCGGCTCAAGGAGAAGCTTCCCGAAGTGCAACTGAAGAAGGTCGAAAAGCCCCTGCTCGAGGACAAACCCAAGAAGGAGGAAGCCTACCCGCACAAGCCGTCGATGCTCAAATCGGAGAGCAGTAAAAGAAgtaagtaa